In Staphylococcus lloydii, the following proteins share a genomic window:
- the panE gene encoding 2-dehydropantoate 2-reductase, which produces MRILVLGAGGIGGYFGGRLAESGKDVTFLVRNKRKASLSENGLVINSVNGNYVFSPKLITKEDSVEPYDVVLLSTKAYHLENAIEDLKPFIGEQTVIIPLLNGIAHVEKLQQAFGENKVFGGLCIIETTLDSQGEINHTSDFDQLIFGELNGEQTERAKKIESALSGTRAKIILSDNINKDMWHKYLMITVMSSVTTLMHAPIGPIRDSEDGKSYIEDMYNEVAQIMRIHQAPISNNIVNNYMKSLDNLSYHFKTSMQRDMEKGLNIEGHHIQGYMLNLAHQYHFEAPLLRSAYQHLNVYNEMLN; this is translated from the coding sequence ATGCGTATATTAGTGTTGGGTGCTGGTGGTATCGGCGGCTATTTTGGCGGTCGTTTAGCAGAAAGTGGTAAAGACGTTACTTTTCTAGTGCGTAATAAACGTAAAGCATCATTATCAGAAAATGGTTTGGTAATTAATAGCGTCAATGGTAACTATGTATTTTCACCTAAATTAATCACCAAAGAAGATAGTGTTGAACCGTATGATGTCGTATTATTGTCGACGAAGGCATATCACCTAGAAAATGCTATTGAAGATTTGAAACCATTTATAGGAGAACAAACAGTTATCATACCTTTACTTAATGGCATTGCTCACGTTGAAAAATTGCAACAAGCTTTCGGCGAAAATAAAGTGTTTGGTGGCTTATGTATCATTGAAACTACATTAGATTCACAAGGTGAAATTAATCATACGAGTGATTTTGACCAATTAATTTTCGGTGAATTGAATGGTGAACAAACGGAACGTGCTAAAAAGATAGAAAGTGCACTATCCGGTACGCGAGCTAAAATAATATTAAGCGACAATATCAATAAAGATATGTGGCATAAATATTTAATGATTACTGTAATGTCTAGTGTTACTACGTTAATGCACGCACCAATCGGACCAATCAGGGACAGTGAAGACGGCAAATCGTATATTGAAGATATGTACAATGAAGTTGCTCAAATCATGCGTATACATCAGGCACCGATTTCAAACAATATCGTTAACAATTACATGAAATCATTAGATAATTTGTCTTACCATTTTAAAACTTCTATGCAACGTGACATGGAAAAAGGTCTCAATATTGAAGGACATCATATCCAAGGCTATATGCTAAACTTAGCTCATCAATATCATTTTGAAGCACCGTTATTACGTTCTGCTTATCAACACTTAAATGTCTATAACGAGATGTTAAATTAA
- a CDS encoding PTS sugar transporter subunit IIB, with protein sequence MKILVVCGHGLGSSFMVEMNAQEALKNLNAPADIEVEHSDVMSASPDMADLFICGRDLEENTKNLGDVLVLDNILDKDELQTKLNDKLQQLGKL encoded by the coding sequence ATGAAAATATTAGTAGTTTGCGGACATGGTTTAGGAAGTAGTTTTATGGTTGAAATGAATGCACAAGAAGCATTGAAAAATTTAAATGCTCCTGCAGATATTGAAGTAGAACACAGCGACGTTATGTCAGCGAGTCCAGATATGGCAGATTTATTTATCTGTGGTAGAGATCTTGAAGAAAATACGAAAAATCTTGGAGATGTTTTAGTACTGGATAACATTTTAGACAAAGATGAGTTACAAACTAAATTAAATGACAAATTACAACAATTAGGTAAGTTATAA
- the manA gene encoding mannose-6-phosphate isomerase, class I — protein MPLFLKPVFQERIWGGTKLTEFGYDIPYDNTGECWAISAHPNGANTILNGRYKNYTLDQVWEENRALFGNDDREAFPLLTKILDAQDKLSVQVHPDDAYAKAHEGEYGKTECWYILDAEEDAEIIYGVNAQNQETLNNMIDNREFDQLFNTVKVQKGDFYYVPAGTVHAIGKGIMILETQQSSDTTYRIYDYDRTDKNGEQRALHLEESKEVIDLSQTSPNATPKALTRDDEHYTQLVASPFFTVEKWNVSQQVNFKKPQDYCLVSIIEGSGEIIVDGEAYELEKGQHFVLTSEDNAVQFNGELTMIVSYV, from the coding sequence ATGCCATTATTTTTAAAACCTGTATTCCAAGAACGTATATGGGGTGGCACAAAATTAACTGAATTCGGGTATGATATACCTTATGACAATACGGGAGAATGTTGGGCGATTTCTGCTCATCCAAATGGTGCAAATACGATTTTAAATGGACGTTATAAAAATTACACGTTGGATCAAGTATGGGAAGAAAATCGTGCGCTTTTTGGCAATGATGACAGAGAAGCATTTCCACTATTAACGAAAATTTTAGATGCTCAAGATAAATTGTCGGTACAGGTTCATCCTGACGATGCTTATGCTAAAGCGCATGAAGGTGAATACGGCAAGACAGAGTGTTGGTATATACTAGATGCCGAAGAAGACGCTGAAATCATATATGGTGTTAATGCACAAAATCAAGAAACGTTAAATAACATGATAGACAATCGTGAGTTTGATCAATTGTTTAATACTGTAAAAGTACAAAAAGGTGATTTTTACTATGTCCCAGCAGGTACGGTTCATGCTATAGGTAAGGGCATTATGATATTAGAAACACAACAATCTTCGGATACGACTTACCGTATTTATGATTACGATAGAACAGATAAAAATGGTGAACAACGTGCATTGCATTTAGAGGAAAGTAAAGAAGTGATTGATTTGTCTCAAACTTCACCAAATGCCACGCCCAAAGCGTTAACTAGAGACGATGAGCATTATACGCAACTTGTAGCTAGCCCATTTTTTACAGTCGAGAAATGGAATGTCTCACAGCAAGTTAATTTTAAAAAGCCACAAGATTACTGCCTCGTTTCTATTATAGAAGGTTCGGGTGAAATTATCGTAGATGGTGAAGCTTACGAGCTTGAAAAGGGTCAGCACTTCGTCTTAACTTCAGAAGATAACGCAGTTCAATTTAATGGTGAACTTACTATGATTGTAAGTTATGTCTAA
- a CDS encoding PTS sugar transporter subunit IIA codes for MSLEMLTPDKVQIKDQVNDWSEAIEIASQPLLQQSYFDERYIQAMIDSVHNLGPYIVIAPEIAIAHARPDESVNKVGLSLLKLEKHINFSAEGHYASLIFVLSAVDNTKHLEILKQLAQSLGDQQIVEQLLQTTDKNKLISILKGE; via the coding sequence ATGAGTTTAGAAATGTTAACGCCAGACAAAGTTCAAATTAAAGACCAAGTAAATGATTGGTCTGAAGCAATAGAAATTGCCTCGCAACCATTATTGCAGCAATCGTATTTCGACGAACGATATATACAAGCGATGATTGATAGTGTGCATAATTTAGGACCTTACATCGTCATAGCACCAGAGATTGCAATTGCACATGCCAGACCAGATGAATCGGTTAATAAAGTTGGTTTAAGTTTGTTGAAGTTAGAAAAGCATATTAATTTTTCTGCAGAAGGTCATTATGCTTCATTGATATTTGTATTAAGTGCTGTAGATAATACAAAACATTTAGAAATATTAAAGCAATTGGCTCAATCTTTAGGAGACCAACAAATTGTTGAACAATTATTACAAACAACAGATAAAAATAAACTCATTAGTATATTAAAAGGAGAATGA
- a CDS encoding BglG family transcription antiterminator, protein MQLLSMRQRQILDFVSAQGQYVSVHDLAEKFQVSERAIQYDIEFIESMTNVLHITLERDKANGIKIIPMQQHMTKTKTSQSRVIHYAKSERILYIILKLFESSQPTSSQTFAEMVSVSRRTIVEDLKDVQKWLEEQRLALTYVKNKGFIIEGDEHNFRKAYAARVNEYFDTHTHQIGNQLFSNQDLKQIRLAVTSILMEQQYQLVQSAIDGLIYHILIAIHRTKETYTFKIPKSEYERLAQTEQFHIATLIAQRLEDIFNIQFPTSEAAFITLHLLGAKSVEENAMIERTDNLEFLVFELIESMSGELGVDLMSDNKLLNGLLVHLQPAIYRMQFNMSHDNPLLQEIQTQYRHIVDALNRHLNAIELAYEMHFDDHEIAYITLHFASAIERGSSLRRKSIKVVLLCGSGIGTSQLLKSKIINIYPELEVVDAYSVYEISEEQLRHEGVDYVISTVPVKSLSVPVINVSPFLTAEDRMKLNTIINEAREQYVSSIKSVGPTLNQVLPHNNILTSQPKVERDTAIVQSVDLLVKQGIVDTSYANAIIQQLDKFGPYMVISPQIALIHANHDQVKQGVGFSIVHYKEGIRFNHKQYDPVRIVITLATEQPKIHLNALRQLSELLMDEQKRESLLQGDLAQIITSIDEVSKK, encoded by the coding sequence ATGCAGTTGCTAAGTATGAGACAACGACAAATTCTTGATTTTGTATCTGCACAGGGACAATATGTTTCAGTGCATGATTTAGCCGAAAAATTTCAAGTTTCAGAACGTGCGATTCAATATGATATTGAATTCATTGAATCTATGACCAACGTATTACATATAACTTTAGAAAGGGATAAAGCAAATGGGATTAAAATAATTCCTATGCAACAGCACATGACTAAAACTAAAACATCTCAAAGTAGAGTTATACATTATGCGAAAAGTGAGCGGATACTCTATATCATTTTAAAACTTTTTGAGTCCTCACAGCCTACGTCCTCACAGACATTTGCAGAAATGGTGTCAGTTTCACGAAGAACGATTGTAGAAGACTTGAAAGATGTACAAAAATGGTTGGAAGAGCAACGATTAGCTTTAACATATGTAAAAAACAAAGGATTTATTATTGAAGGTGATGAACATAACTTTAGAAAAGCGTATGCAGCTCGCGTGAATGAGTATTTTGATACGCATACACATCAAATAGGAAATCAGTTGTTTTCTAATCAAGATTTAAAGCAAATTCGTTTAGCTGTTACTTCAATTTTAATGGAACAGCAATATCAATTGGTTCAAAGTGCTATTGATGGTTTGATTTATCATATTTTGATTGCCATACATCGAACAAAAGAAACATACACGTTCAAGATTCCGAAATCAGAATACGAGCGATTAGCTCAAACTGAGCAGTTTCATATAGCGACACTTATTGCACAACGATTGGAAGACATATTTAATATTCAATTTCCAACAAGTGAAGCAGCTTTTATCACCTTGCATTTATTAGGTGCAAAGAGTGTTGAGGAAAATGCAATGATTGAACGAACGGACAACTTAGAATTTTTGGTTTTTGAACTTATTGAATCTATGAGTGGTGAATTAGGCGTCGATTTGATGTCAGACAATAAGTTGTTAAATGGACTCCTCGTACATCTTCAGCCAGCAATTTATCGTATGCAATTCAACATGAGTCATGACAATCCTTTACTGCAAGAAATTCAAACACAGTATAGGCATATTGTAGACGCATTGAACAGACATCTTAATGCGATTGAATTAGCATATGAAATGCATTTTGATGACCATGAAATTGCTTATATTACATTGCATTTTGCATCGGCTATCGAACGTGGCTCATCATTAAGAAGGAAATCGATAAAAGTAGTTTTATTATGTGGATCCGGCATTGGAACTTCACAGTTGTTAAAAAGTAAAATCATCAATATTTATCCAGAATTAGAAGTCGTCGATGCATATTCTGTTTATGAAATTTCGGAGGAGCAATTAAGACATGAAGGGGTAGATTATGTTATTTCAACGGTGCCAGTAAAATCATTGTCTGTGCCTGTCATTAATGTTAGCCCTTTTTTGACTGCAGAAGACCGCATGAAATTGAATACTATTATTAATGAAGCAAGAGAACAATATGTAAGTAGTATCAAATCAGTAGGTCCAACGTTGAATCAAGTTTTACCTCACAACAATATATTAACATCACAACCTAAGGTAGAGCGAGATACGGCAATTGTTCAAAGTGTAGATTTATTAGTAAAACAAGGTATTGTCGACACGTCATATGCTAATGCAATAATCCAACAACTTGATAAATTTGGCCCGTATATGGTTATTAGTCCTCAAATTGCGCTTATCCATGCCAATCATGATCAAGTAAAGCAAGGTGTAGGATTTAGTATAGTTCATTACAAAGAAGGAATACGTTTTAATCATAAGCAATATGACCCGGTACGAATTGTGATAACTTTAGCTACCGAACAACCAAAAATTCATTTAAATGCCTTGAGACAACTAAGCGAACTACTTATGGACGAACAAAAAAGAGAATCGCTGTTGCAAGGCGATTTAGCTCAAATTATAACGAGTATTGATGAAGTAAGTAAAAAATAG
- a CDS encoding threonine/serine exporter family protein, translating into MTFVFSFFFSFTASYFFAFIYDAPKKLFIPAGLAGASGYIVHFIFIETMHMDTIYTSLIGSLTLGLISQLLSRLLKSPVVIFMIPGIIPLVPGSLAFRATQQLVTLDFTSAGTTFIRAILIAGSIALGLLLSDQLSKTLNITKYWRVKKNKL; encoded by the coding sequence ATGACATTCGTCTTCTCTTTTTTCTTTAGTTTTACCGCTTCATATTTTTTCGCATTTATTTACGATGCACCTAAGAAATTATTTATACCTGCAGGTTTAGCAGGTGCTTCCGGTTATATTGTTCATTTTATTTTTATCGAAACCATGCACATGGATACTATCTATACGAGTTTAATTGGCAGTTTAACTTTAGGTTTAATTAGCCAATTATTAAGTCGTTTATTAAAATCTCCAGTCGTTATTTTTATGATACCTGGAATTATTCCTTTGGTGCCAGGGAGTTTAGCTTTTAGAGCAACCCAACAACTTGTAACACTCGATTTTACAAGTGCTGGTACAACATTTATTAGAGCAATCTTAATTGCAGGATCAATTGCTCTAGGCTTATTATTATCAGATCAATTATCAAAAACGCTAAACATTACAAAATATTGGCGCGTCAAAAAGAACAAATTATAA
- a CDS encoding threonine/serine exporter family protein, translated as MDNERDKITMTVILLAGKILLSSGAEVSRVEDTMRRMAISMGYYNSQGYVINVFINFSLSSDHDTRIIRIDKNITNLLKIFQVNSISRKLTSNRISIYEAHDSLQRIDHTSLSSALWKKVIAAGLISLSFLYLLNGTWQYVIITFLAGAIGYFIVEYMQSKSLTMFIPEFIGSFILGSIAILGSKLFGVSGNLGSSIIASVMPIVPGVVITTAIQDLFSRHMLMFTAKFLEALVIAFAIGSGIAIAYLIY; from the coding sequence ATGGATAACGAAAGAGACAAAATTACGATGACTGTTATTCTATTGGCAGGCAAAATTTTACTTTCTTCTGGAGCAGAAGTCTCTCGAGTAGAAGATACGATGCGTCGCATGGCGATAAGTATGGGATATTATAACAGCCAAGGTTATGTTATTAACGTATTTATCAATTTTTCTTTAAGTTCTGATCACGACACACGTATTATTAGAATTGATAAAAACATCACGAATTTACTTAAAATTTTTCAAGTCAATTCAATTTCTAGAAAGTTAACGAGCAACCGCATCTCTATATATGAGGCACATGACAGTCTACAACGTATCGACCATACCTCATTAAGTAGTGCTTTATGGAAAAAAGTTATTGCTGCTGGTTTAATTTCATTGAGTTTTCTTTATTTATTAAACGGGACTTGGCAATATGTAATCATTACTTTTTTAGCAGGAGCTATTGGTTATTTCATAGTAGAGTATATGCAAAGTAAATCATTAACAATGTTTATCCCAGAATTTATAGGTTCATTTATTTTAGGCTCTATCGCCATCTTGGGATCAAAACTATTTGGTGTAAGTGGTAACTTAGGTTCTTCAATCATTGCTTCAGTCATGCCTATTGTACCTGGTGTCGTAATTACCACTGCTATTCAAGATTTATTTAGTCGTCATATGTTAATGTTTACAGCTAAGTTTCTAGAAGCGCTCGTAATTGCTTTTGCTATAGGTTCTGGTATAGCTATTGCGTATTTAATTTATTAA
- a CDS encoding ROK family protein → MYKLAVDIGGTKTIVGVIDEKMEIIDFQTFETIATSPQQQFDKIVSLAKDYKNKYKQLAPQTLNIAMPGPCEYKEGIFLNPPNLQQYNGFNAGDYIRKQSDFDPAFVNDTDAAIRAEYRDLDVNESSLIYLTISTGIGLAYMNNGKPLHGADGNFGEIGHTIIKTDSDYQCPVCKQYGCVENEISGLAISRKATDIMGEETSTRQAIDMYINDEHSEITAMLDEVMKMTQQLCNNIYSLYNVYTIVLGGGVTNSALPYKESIESYARNHNLMTEGEFKVKISNLNSNVLAGLYDVK, encoded by the coding sequence ATGTATAAATTAGCAGTTGATATTGGAGGTACAAAGACCATTGTCGGTGTGATAGATGAGAAAATGGAAATTATTGATTTCCAAACTTTTGAAACTATTGCAACAAGTCCTCAACAACAATTTGATAAAATTGTTTCATTAGCTAAAGATTATAAAAATAAATATAAACAATTGGCGCCACAAACTTTGAACATTGCTATGCCGGGGCCATGCGAATATAAAGAAGGCATCTTTTTAAATCCACCTAATTTGCAGCAATATAATGGATTTAATGCAGGTGACTACATACGTAAACAAAGTGACTTTGACCCTGCTTTTGTCAATGATACCGATGCGGCTATTAGAGCTGAATACAGAGACTTAGATGTGAATGAATCCTCACTTATATACTTAACGATAAGTACAGGCATAGGATTAGCATACATGAACAACGGTAAACCATTACATGGCGCAGACGGGAACTTTGGAGAAATTGGCCATACAATCATTAAAACAGATAGCGATTATCAATGTCCTGTATGTAAACAATATGGATGTGTAGAAAATGAAATTTCAGGCTTAGCTATTAGTAGAAAAGCTACTGATATTATGGGGGAAGAAACTTCTACACGACAAGCTATCGATATGTATATAAATGATGAACATAGTGAAATTACTGCGATGTTGGATGAAGTAATGAAAATGACGCAACAACTTTGTAATAACATTTATAGTTTATATAATGTATATACGATTGTATTAGGTGGTGGTGTTACGAATAGTGCATTGCCTTATAAAGAAAGTATTGAAAGTTATGCGAGAAACCATAATTTAATGACAGAAGGAGAGTTTAAAGTCAAAATTAGTAACTTAAACTCAAATGTTTTGGCAGGATTATATGACGTAAAATAA
- a CDS encoding amino acid ABC transporter ATP-binding protein, translating to MIELKNIKKSFGDTEVIKGIDLTVEQGEVVTLIGRSGSGKTTLLRMINALELPSSGAVYVDGKTYSNDDKKSQIAVRQKSGMVFQSYNLFPHKTALENVMEGLITVKKVKKDEAEKQSLALLAKVGLTEVKDQRPNALSGGQQQRVAIARALAMNPQVMLFDEPTSALDPELVNDVLNVIKELANEGMTMVIVTHEMRFAKEVSNKIVFIHDGYIGEQGEPQQIVNHPRTNELQRFLNVIREA from the coding sequence ATGATTGAGTTAAAAAATATAAAAAAATCGTTTGGTGATACAGAAGTGATTAAAGGCATAGATTTAACTGTGGAACAAGGTGAAGTTGTGACTTTAATAGGGAGATCTGGTTCTGGTAAAACGACATTATTACGTATGATAAATGCGTTAGAATTGCCTTCTTCAGGTGCGGTGTATGTCGACGGCAAAACATACAGTAATGACGACAAAAAATCACAAATAGCAGTGCGTCAGAAGTCTGGCATGGTTTTCCAAAGTTATAACTTATTTCCACATAAAACAGCTTTAGAGAATGTAATGGAAGGACTCATAACTGTTAAAAAAGTTAAAAAAGATGAGGCCGAAAAACAGTCATTGGCGTTATTAGCTAAGGTTGGCCTTACCGAAGTTAAAGACCAACGACCAAATGCACTTTCTGGTGGACAACAACAACGTGTGGCAATTGCTAGAGCTTTGGCAATGAACCCACAAGTTATGTTATTTGATGAACCAACATCTGCATTAGATCCAGAATTGGTAAATGATGTATTAAATGTGATTAAAGAATTGGCAAATGAAGGCATGACGATGGTAATTGTAACGCACGAAATGCGCTTTGCTAAAGAAGTATCCAATAAAATTGTATTTATCCATGACGGATATATTGGTGAACAAGGTGAACCACAACAAATTGTGAACCACCCTAGAACAAATGAATTACAACGATTCTTAAATGTTATAAGAGAAGCCTAG
- a CDS encoding PTS ascorbate transporter subunit IIC has product MKPILDFIVDILSQPAILVAMIALVGLLVQKKSAVDVTSGTIKTILGFLVLSAGANVVTQSLEPFGKIFQHAFGVQGVVPNNEAIISIALNKYGTTAALIMVFGMIVNILIARFTNLKYIFLTGHHTFYMAAFLAILLSVGKITGTLTVIIGAIILGLIMAVLPALAHPTMKKITGNNQVALGHFGTISYWAAGMVGSLFKGQSKSTEDIKFPKSLGFLRESTISISITMTLLYFVASLFAGPAYVHADISKGQNFIVFSLIQGVTFAAGVFIILSGVRLILAEIVPAFKGISEKLVPNTKPALDCPIVFPYAQNAVLIGFFVSFIVGVIGMFILFFFGGVIILPGVVAHFFLGATAGVFGNARGGIKGAVAGSALNGILITFLPLLFLPFLGDLGGASTTFSDTDFLAVGIVFGNIAKYLGIIGIIILVVIIAAVSILIQKRADRKQAE; this is encoded by the coding sequence ATGAAACCGATTCTAGATTTTATCGTTGATATTTTAAGTCAACCAGCAATTTTAGTTGCTATGATAGCATTGGTTGGCCTATTAGTTCAAAAGAAATCAGCAGTAGATGTAACATCAGGTACAATTAAAACGATTTTAGGTTTCCTTGTATTAAGCGCTGGGGCAAATGTAGTTACACAATCCTTAGAGCCTTTCGGAAAAATATTTCAACACGCTTTTGGTGTGCAAGGTGTAGTGCCAAATAATGAAGCTATCATTTCTATTGCGTTAAATAAATACGGAACTACGGCTGCATTAATTATGGTATTCGGTATGATTGTGAATATATTAATTGCAAGGTTTACCAATTTAAAATATATCTTTTTAACAGGACACCATACTTTTTATATGGCAGCTTTTTTAGCCATTTTATTATCAGTAGGCAAAATTACAGGTACTTTAACTGTCATAATCGGTGCGATTATTTTAGGTTTAATTATGGCGGTCTTGCCCGCATTGGCCCACCCAACGATGAAGAAAATAACGGGTAACAACCAAGTTGCATTAGGTCACTTCGGTACAATTAGTTACTGGGCTGCAGGGATGGTCGGTAGTCTGTTTAAAGGTCAATCTAAATCAACAGAAGATATCAAATTCCCAAAAAGTTTAGGATTCTTAAGAGAAAGTACAATTAGTATTTCTATTACTATGACATTGCTGTACTTTGTAGCATCACTTTTTGCAGGACCTGCATATGTTCATGCTGATATTAGTAAAGGACAAAACTTTATCGTCTTTTCATTAATACAAGGTGTAACTTTTGCGGCAGGCGTGTTTATTATTTTATCAGGTGTGCGTTTGATTTTAGCTGAGATTGTGCCAGCCTTTAAAGGTATTTCAGAAAAACTCGTACCAAATACAAAACCGGCATTAGATTGTCCAATTGTTTTCCCTTATGCTCAAAATGCAGTTCTTATTGGCTTCTTTGTTAGTTTCATCGTAGGGGTTATTGGTATGTTTATACTATTCTTTTTCGGAGGAGTTATTATATTACCGGGCGTAGTAGCACACTTCTTCTTAGGTGCAACAGCAGGCGTTTTCGGTAACGCCAGAGGTGGCATTAAAGGTGCAGTGGCAGGTTCGGCGCTTAATGGTATTTTAATTACCTTCTTACCATTATTATTCTTGCCATTCTTAGGAGATTTAGGAGGCGCTTCTACAACATTCTCTGATACAGATTTCTTAGCAGTAGGTATAGTATTTGGTAATATTGCAAAATATTTAGGTATTATCGGTATTATTATATTAGTTGTTATTATAGCTGCAGTTTCGATTTTAATTCAAAAACGTGCAGATAGAAAACAAGCGGAATAA